The Lonsdalea populi genome window below encodes:
- the hemB gene encoding porphobilinogen synthase translates to MSTAFPGAFPGRRLRRLRRHDFSRRLVAENQVTVNDLIYPVFVMEGKALRQEVPSMPGVYRLTIDELVKEAEIVAKLGIPVLSLFPVIEADKKSLHAEESYSPNGLVQRAVRALKAAVPELGLLTDVALDPYTTHGQDGIIDDDGYVVNDITKAILVRQALSHAEAGAEIVAPSDMMDGRIGAIRNQLETQGLVNTQIMAYSAKYASCFYGPFRDALGSSGNLKGGNKKTYQMDPANGAEALQEIAQDLQEGADMVMVKPGMPYLDVVRQVKDTFGVPTFAYQVSGEYAMQMAAIQNGWLQEQPVVMESLMCFKRAGADGMLTYFAKRVAQWLREESLQR, encoded by the coding sequence ATGAGCACTGCTTTTCCCGGCGCATTCCCTGGACGGCGTCTGCGCCGACTGCGCCGTCATGACTTCAGCCGCCGTCTGGTGGCTGAAAATCAGGTGACGGTAAACGACCTCATTTACCCTGTGTTCGTCATGGAAGGAAAGGCGCTGCGTCAGGAGGTGCCTTCCATGCCGGGCGTTTACCGCCTGACGATCGATGAACTGGTGAAAGAAGCGGAGATTGTCGCAAAACTAGGTATTCCGGTGCTGTCGCTATTTCCCGTGATCGAAGCGGATAAGAAGTCGCTTCATGCGGAAGAGTCCTACAGCCCGAACGGGTTGGTGCAGCGTGCGGTGCGTGCGCTGAAGGCTGCGGTTCCTGAACTTGGACTGTTGACGGACGTGGCGTTGGATCCTTATACCACCCACGGTCAGGATGGGATCATCGACGACGACGGCTATGTTGTTAACGACATCACGAAAGCCATCCTGGTCCGCCAGGCGCTGTCTCACGCGGAAGCGGGAGCGGAAATCGTCGCTCCCAGCGATATGATGGACGGCCGTATCGGCGCCATTCGCAACCAGTTGGAAACGCAGGGACTGGTCAATACCCAGATCATGGCGTACTCGGCTAAGTATGCATCCTGCTTTTACGGTCCGTTCCGCGATGCGTTGGGCTCCTCCGGCAACCTGAAAGGCGGCAACAAGAAAACCTATCAGATGGATCCGGCGAACGGTGCGGAAGCGCTGCAGGAGATCGCCCAGGATCTGCAGGAGGGCGCAGATATGGTAATGGTGAAACCGGGGATGCCGTATCTGGATGTGGTCCGCCAGGTGAAAGACACCTTCGGCGTGCCGACGTTCGCCTATCAGGTTTCCGGTGAATATGCGATGCAGATGGCGGCGATTCAGAACGGCTGGTTGCAGGAACAGCCGGTGGTGATGGAGTCTCTGATGTGTTTCAAACGCGCTGGCGCGGATGGGATGTTGACCTACTTCGCTAAACGCGTGGCGCAGTGGTTGCGTGAGGAATCTCTGCAGCGCTGA
- the rfaH gene encoding transcription/translation regulatory transformer protein RfaH: MESWYLLYCKRGQLLRAKEHLERQTVNCLSPMIAVKKMVRGKRTEVSEPLFPNYLFVAFDPEDIHTTTIGATRGVSHFVRFGALPATVPQGVIDELALNPTLIMTDPETPQPGDTVTITEGTFNGLEAIYAEPDGDARSMLLLNLLNKQVKQSIDNRQFKKC; the protein is encoded by the coding sequence ATGGAATCCTGGTATCTACTTTACTGTAAGCGCGGGCAACTGTTGCGGGCAAAAGAGCATCTGGAGCGTCAGACGGTCAACTGCCTGAGCCCAATGATTGCCGTTAAAAAGATGGTGCGCGGAAAACGTACCGAGGTCAGCGAACCGCTGTTTCCCAACTATCTGTTTGTCGCATTCGATCCCGAAGACATTCACACCACCACGATCGGCGCGACGCGCGGCGTCAGCCACTTCGTGCGCTTCGGTGCGCTGCCGGCGACGGTGCCGCAGGGGGTGATCGACGAGCTCGCACTGAACCCGACGTTAATAATGACGGACCCGGAAACGCCTCAGCCGGGAGACACCGTGACGATTACGGAAGGGACATTCAACGGGTTGGAAGCCATCTATGCGGAGCCTGATGGCGACGCGCGTTCCATGCTGCTGCTTAACCTGCTGAATAAACAGGTTAAGCAGAGTATTGATAACCGCCAGTTCAAAAAATGCTGA
- the ubiD gene encoding 4-hydroxy-3-polyprenylbenzoate decarboxylase: protein MISMKYRDLREFLSLLEDRGELKRITQPIDPHLEMTEIADRTLRAEGPALLFENPIGYDMPVLCNLFGTPKRVALGMGQDDVSALRDVGRLLAFLKEPEPPRGFRDLMDKLPRFRQVLNMPTKRVSSAACQAHVWQGEDVDLTRIPVMHCWPGDAAPLITWGLTVTRGPFKERQNLGIYRQQVLGKNTLIMRWLSHRGGALDFQEWCQEHPGERFPVAVALGADPATILGAVTPIPDSLSEYAFAGLLRGHKTEVVKCLSCDLEVPASAEIVLEGYIEPGELAEEGPYGDHTGYYNEVDKFPVFTVTHVTQRQNAIYHSTYTGRPPDEPAVLGVALNEVFVPLLQKQFPEIVDFYLPPEGCSYRLAVVTIKKQYAGHAKRVMMGVWSFLRQFMYTKFVIVCDDDINARDWKDVIWAITTRMDPARDTLLVENTPIDYLDFASPISGLGSKMGLDATNKWPGETQREWGEPITKDPQVVARIDAIWDELAIFDDSGKRR from the coding sequence ATGATCAGCATGAAATACCGTGATTTACGTGAATTCCTTTCCCTTCTCGAAGACAGGGGCGAGTTGAAACGCATTACCCAGCCCATCGATCCTCATCTTGAAATGACCGAGATTGCGGATCGCACTTTGCGAGCCGAAGGTCCGGCGCTGCTGTTCGAAAACCCGATCGGCTACGACATGCCGGTCCTGTGCAACTTGTTCGGTACGCCGAAACGCGTCGCATTGGGGATGGGGCAGGACGACGTCAGCGCGCTGAGGGATGTCGGCCGACTGCTGGCATTTTTGAAAGAGCCCGAGCCGCCGCGCGGATTCCGTGACTTGATGGACAAACTTCCCCGTTTCCGTCAGGTCCTGAACATGCCGACCAAGCGCGTGTCGTCCGCCGCCTGTCAGGCGCATGTGTGGCAGGGTGAAGATGTGGACCTGACGCGAATTCCCGTGATGCACTGCTGGCCAGGCGACGCGGCGCCGCTGATCACCTGGGGACTGACGGTCACCCGAGGGCCGTTCAAAGAGCGGCAGAATCTGGGGATCTATCGCCAGCAGGTATTGGGTAAGAACACGCTGATCATGCGCTGGCTGTCTCACCGGGGCGGGGCGCTCGACTTCCAGGAGTGGTGCCAGGAACATCCCGGGGAACGCTTCCCCGTCGCGGTGGCGCTGGGCGCAGACCCGGCGACAATCCTTGGTGCGGTGACGCCGATACCGGATTCGTTATCCGAATATGCCTTTGCCGGACTGTTGCGCGGTCACAAAACCGAGGTGGTGAAATGTCTATCCTGTGATTTGGAAGTGCCAGCCAGCGCGGAAATTGTGCTGGAAGGGTATATCGAACCGGGAGAGCTGGCAGAGGAAGGTCCTTACGGCGATCACACCGGCTACTATAATGAGGTCGATAAATTCCCGGTCTTCACGGTGACGCATGTAACCCAGCGGCAGAACGCTATCTACCACTCAACTTATACGGGCCGTCCGCCGGATGAGCCGGCGGTATTGGGCGTCGCGTTGAACGAGGTTTTCGTGCCGTTGCTACAGAAACAGTTTCCGGAGATCGTCGACTTTTATCTTCCGCCGGAGGGGTGTTCTTACCGTCTGGCGGTCGTTACTATAAAGAAGCAGTACGCCGGGCACGCTAAGCGGGTGATGATGGGCGTGTGGTCGTTTCTGCGGCAGTTTATGTACACCAAATTTGTTATCGTCTGCGACGATGATATCAACGCCCGGGACTGGAAAGATGTCATTTGGGCGATCACGACGCGGATGGACCCGGCGAGAGATACGCTCTTAGTGGAAAATACGCCCATCGACTATCTCGACTTTGCTTCACCGATTTCCGGGCTTGGCTCCAAAATGGGGCTGGATGCAACCAATAAATGGCCGGGCGAGACCCAACGAGAGTGGGGCGAACCGATAACCAAAGATCCGCAGGTCGTGGCTCGCATTGATGCCATCTGGGATGAGTTAGCCATTTTCGATGACAGCGGAAAGCGGCGCTAA
- the fre gene encoding NAD(P)H-flavin reductase yields MTTLSCEVTSVETITDTVYRVRLLPSAPFSFRAGQYLMVVMDERDKRPFSIASTPMDTDFIELHIGASDMNLYAMAVMDRILKEDTLEVDVPHGEAWLRDDSDRPLILVAGGTGFSYVRSILLTVLAHQPQRPVSIYWGGREPHHLYDLGTLESLAEQHANLQVVPVVEQAEDGWRGRTGTVLSAVLQDFGSLAEHDIYIAGRFEMAKVARERFCNERGAQQEHLFGDAFSFI; encoded by the coding sequence ATGACAACATTGAGCTGTGAAGTCACATCGGTAGAAACGATCACTGATACGGTTTACCGGGTTCGTTTATTACCTTCAGCCCCGTTTTCCTTCCGTGCCGGTCAGTACCTGATGGTAGTGATGGATGAGCGGGACAAGCGTCCGTTTTCTATCGCTTCGACGCCGATGGATACCGATTTTATCGAGCTGCATATTGGTGCGTCGGACATGAATCTTTACGCGATGGCCGTGATGGATCGCATCCTAAAAGAAGACACTCTGGAAGTGGACGTTCCCCACGGCGAGGCCTGGTTGCGTGACGACAGCGATCGTCCGTTGATTTTGGTCGCCGGCGGCACCGGTTTTTCTTATGTCCGCTCGATCCTGCTGACCGTGCTGGCCCACCAGCCCCAGCGCCCAGTCTCTATTTATTGGGGCGGGCGTGAACCTCATCACCTCTATGATTTGGGTACGTTGGAGTCGCTGGCGGAACAACATGCCAATTTGCAGGTCGTACCGGTGGTTGAACAGGCGGAAGATGGCTGGCGCGGACGCACCGGTACGGTGCTGAGCGCGGTGCTGCAAGACTTCGGCTCGTTGGCGGAGCATGATATCTACATCGCCGGCCGCTTCGAAATGGCGAAAGTTGCGCGGGAGCGCTTCTGTAATGAGCGCGGTGCGCAGCAAGAGCATCTGTTCGGAGACGCATTCTCTTTCATTTAA
- the pepQ gene encoding Xaa-Pro dipeptidase has product MESLASLYHQHVMTLQQRTQVALERGNLDALLVHSGELMTLFLDDHDYPFKVNPHFKAWLPVTQVPNCWLWVDGVNKPRLWFHSPVDFWHSVSPLPDSFWTKEFDIQVFREADDIGLALPAPRQNVGYIGSAAKRAADLGITPERINPQSVLHYLHYYRAYKTDYELACMREAQKTAVSGHRAALEAFQSGMSEFDINLAYLTATGHRDSDVPYDNIVALNEHAAVLHYTQLKHQVPEEVRSFLIDAGAQYNGYAADITRSYAAQHDSDFAALVKDLNQEQRALIDTMKSGVRYTEYHEQMHRRLAGLLKRHKLVSGLSEEAMVEQGLTRPFLPHGLGHLLGLQVHDVGGFMQDDAGTALAAPACYPYLRCTRILEPRMVVTIEPGLYFIDSLLEPWRAGAFRQHFDWQKIDALRPAGGMRIEDNIVIHDKRIENLTRALNLN; this is encoded by the coding sequence ATGGAATCGCTGGCCTCTTTGTATCATCAACATGTCATGACGCTGCAACAACGCACACAGGTCGCGCTTGAACGCGGCAATCTGGATGCGTTGCTGGTCCACTCTGGAGAGCTGATGACGCTGTTTCTGGATGACCACGATTATCCGTTCAAGGTGAATCCTCATTTCAAAGCCTGGCTGCCGGTGACGCAGGTGCCGAACTGTTGGCTGTGGGTTGACGGGGTGAACAAGCCGCGGTTATGGTTCCATTCTCCCGTGGATTTTTGGCACAGCGTCTCTCCGCTGCCGGATAGTTTCTGGACGAAAGAGTTCGATATCCAGGTGTTTCGAGAGGCTGACGATATTGGGCTCGCGCTGCCTGCGCCGCGTCAGAACGTGGGCTATATCGGAAGCGCCGCGAAACGCGCAGCCGATCTCGGCATAACCCCGGAGCGCATCAATCCCCAAAGCGTGTTGCATTACCTTCACTACTACCGGGCCTACAAAACGGATTATGAGCTGGCCTGTATGCGGGAAGCGCAGAAAACCGCCGTGTCGGGCCATCGCGCCGCGCTGGAAGCGTTTCAGTCCGGCATGAGCGAGTTTGATATCAACCTTGCTTACCTGACGGCGACCGGCCACCGCGATAGCGATGTGCCCTATGACAACATCGTGGCGCTGAACGAGCATGCCGCGGTGTTGCATTACACCCAACTGAAGCATCAGGTGCCGGAGGAAGTCCGCAGTTTCCTGATTGACGCAGGCGCGCAATACAACGGATATGCCGCGGATATCACCCGTAGCTACGCCGCTCAGCACGACAGCGATTTCGCCGCGCTGGTCAAAGATCTCAACCAAGAACAGCGGGCGCTGATTGATACGATGAAATCAGGCGTCCGCTATACCGAATACCATGAGCAGATGCATCGCCGGCTTGCCGGTCTGCTGAAACGCCACAAACTGGTAAGTGGCCTCAGCGAGGAGGCGATGGTCGAACAGGGGCTGACGCGGCCGTTTTTGCCGCACGGGCTCGGCCATCTTTTGGGGCTGCAGGTCCATGATGTCGGCGGTTTTATGCAAGATGATGCGGGCACCGCGCTGGCCGCGCCCGCGTGCTATCCTTATCTGCGCTGCACGCGAATCCTTGAGCCCCGGATGGTGGTGACTATCGAACCCGGCCTTTACTTCATCGATTCCCTGCTGGAGCCTTGGCGCGCTGGCGCTTTCCGTCAGCACTTCGACTGGCAGAAGATCGATGCGCTGCGCCCTGCGGGCGGTATGCGCATCGAAGATAACATCGTGATCCACGACAAGCGCATCGAAAACCTGACTCGCGCACTCAATCTGAACTGA
- a CDS encoding IMPACT family protein codes for MSSYPVPAEQVSVSEEIKKSRFISVISPACGVKAAKVFINTQREQHPAAVHHCWAYVAGAPADSQQLGFSDDGEPAGTAGKPILAQLMGSGIGEVAAVVVRYYGGVKLGTGGLVRAYGGGVQQALKQITLTQRVLLQKYQLQCDYPLLAPVEVIVRQFEGQIVSTEYGADVRLQLALPSNAADEVGRRLRDISRGALQLLPISQ; via the coding sequence ATGTCTTCTTATCCGGTTCCCGCTGAGCAGGTCAGCGTCAGCGAAGAGATTAAAAAAAGTCGTTTTATCAGCGTGATAAGCCCTGCTTGCGGCGTAAAGGCGGCAAAAGTCTTTATCAATACCCAGCGGGAGCAACATCCTGCGGCCGTTCATCACTGCTGGGCCTATGTCGCGGGCGCGCCCGCTGATTCTCAGCAACTGGGCTTTTCCGATGATGGCGAACCAGCGGGTACGGCGGGCAAACCGATTCTGGCGCAGCTCATGGGCAGCGGTATCGGCGAAGTGGCGGCCGTCGTCGTCCGCTATTACGGCGGCGTCAAGCTGGGCACCGGTGGGTTGGTAAGAGCATACGGCGGCGGTGTACAGCAGGCGCTGAAGCAAATAACACTCACACAGCGAGTGCTGCTGCAAAAGTATCAACTTCAGTGTGATTATCCCCTGCTGGCTCCCGTCGAAGTCATCGTGCGTCAGTTTGAAGGGCAGATCGTCTCTACGGAGTATGGCGCTGACGTCAGGCTCCAACTGGCGTTACCCTCAAACGCCGCCGATGAGGTCGGTCGTCGATTGCGAGATATTAGTCGCGGTGCGTTGCAATTACTGCCAATTTCACAATAA
- the trkH gene encoding Trk system potassium transporter TrkH yields the protein MHLRAITRIVGLLVILFSGTMFIPGLVALIYRDGAGKAFTQTFIAALIIGLVLWFPNRKHRHELKAREGFLIVVLFWTVLGSVGALPFLFTDRPNLTITDAVFESFSGLTTTGATTLVGLDSMPKAILFYRQMLQWMGGMGIIVLAVAILPILGVGGMQLYRAEMPGPLKDNKMRPRIAETAKMLWMIYLLLTVLCALSLWLAGMPVFDAIGHSFSTIAIGGFSTHDASIGYFNSPTINTIIAIFLLISGCNFGLHFAVLSGRSLKVYWRDPEFRMFIFVQMFLVAVCTAVLWFHNVYRSGIDTLNQAFFQVVSMATTAGFTTDSISHWPLFLPVLLLCSAFIGGCAGSTGGGLKVIRILLLFLQGSRELKRLVHPNAVYTIKLGQRALPERILEAVWGFFSAYALVFIISMLAVIATGVDDFSAFAAVAATLNNLGPGLGVVADNFTSMNDAAKWILILTMLFGRLEVFTLLVLFTPTFWRE from the coding sequence ATGCACTTGCGCGCCATAACCCGCATCGTTGGCCTGCTGGTCATCCTCTTTTCAGGCACTATGTTTATCCCCGGCCTGGTAGCGCTCATTTATCGCGATGGCGCGGGTAAAGCCTTCACGCAGACGTTCATCGCCGCGTTGATTATCGGGCTGGTGCTCTGGTTCCCCAACCGCAAGCATCGACATGAGCTTAAAGCGCGAGAAGGCTTTTTGATTGTGGTGCTATTCTGGACGGTGCTAGGAAGCGTCGGGGCATTGCCTTTCCTGTTTACTGACCGGCCGAATCTAACGATAACGGATGCGGTTTTCGAGTCCTTCTCCGGCCTGACGACGACCGGTGCGACGACATTGGTCGGGTTGGATTCGATGCCTAAAGCCATCCTGTTTTACCGTCAGATGCTGCAGTGGATGGGCGGGATGGGGATTATCGTATTGGCGGTGGCCATTCTGCCTATTTTGGGCGTGGGGGGTATGCAGCTGTATCGCGCAGAGATGCCCGGCCCGCTGAAAGACAACAAAATGCGTCCTCGTATCGCGGAAACGGCGAAGATGCTGTGGATGATTTATCTGTTGCTGACGGTGCTGTGCGCGTTGTCTCTGTGGTTGGCGGGGATGCCGGTATTCGACGCCATAGGCCATAGTTTTTCGACGATCGCGATAGGGGGATTCTCTACTCATGACGCGAGTATCGGCTACTTCAACAGTCCTACCATCAATACCATCATTGCGATTTTCCTATTAATTTCGGGCTGTAACTTCGGTCTTCATTTCGCGGTGTTAAGTGGACGCAGCCTGAAGGTGTATTGGCGCGATCCGGAATTCCGCATGTTCATCTTCGTCCAGATGTTTCTGGTGGCTGTCTGTACCGCCGTACTGTGGTTCCATAATGTGTACCGCTCGGGGATTGATACGCTGAATCAGGCGTTTTTCCAGGTTGTCTCGATGGCGACTACCGCAGGGTTTACGACGGACAGCATCTCTCACTGGCCGTTATTTCTGCCGGTATTGCTCCTGTGTTCGGCCTTTATCGGTGGTTGCGCAGGTTCGACGGGCGGCGGACTTAAAGTTATCCGTATCTTGCTGTTGTTCTTACAAGGGTCGCGTGAGCTAAAGAGGCTGGTTCACCCGAATGCGGTCTATACCATCAAACTGGGACAGCGCGCGTTGCCGGAAAGAATACTGGAGGCCGTATGGGGATTCTTTTCCGCTTACGCGCTGGTATTCATCATCAGTATGTTGGCTGTTATTGCGACCGGCGTTGATGATTTCTCGGCATTTGCCGCCGTTGCAGCTACGCTAAACAATCTTGGGCCCGGTCTGGGCGTGGTGGCGGATAACTTCACCTCAATGAATGATGCTGCAAAATGGATACTCATTTTGACAATGTTGTTTGGCCGTCTTGAGGTATTCACGCTGTTGGTGCTGTTTACGCCGACCTTCTGGCGGGAATAA
- the hemG gene encoding menaquinone-dependent protoporphyrinogen IX dehydrogenase: protein MKALILFSTTDGQTEAIANVIADELKETQVCDVVNIDDADKVELAQYEKILLGASVRYGHFAPELGQFIQRNLVLLQNKPSAFFSVNLTARKPEKSTVQTNAYTRKFLLRCPWKPDLGAVFAGALRYPRYRWLDRIMIQLIMRMTGGETDTSREIEYTDWHQVRDFAQQFGQLTLKKKA, encoded by the coding sequence ATGAAAGCATTAATCCTGTTTTCCACTACCGATGGACAAACAGAAGCGATTGCAAATGTCATTGCCGATGAACTGAAAGAGACGCAGGTATGTGATGTCGTCAATATTGACGATGCTGACAAGGTCGAACTTGCTCAATACGAGAAAATCCTTTTGGGGGCATCGGTTCGGTATGGGCACTTTGCGCCGGAGCTGGGCCAGTTTATCCAGCGCAACCTGGTTTTATTGCAAAACAAGCCGAGTGCTTTCTTCTCGGTGAACCTCACGGCGCGTAAACCGGAAAAAAGCACGGTGCAAACTAATGCTTATACGCGCAAGTTTTTGCTGCGTTGTCCCTGGAAGCCCGACTTGGGGGCGGTATTCGCGGGGGCGCTGCGTTATCCCCGATATCGTTGGCTTGATCGCATCATGATTCAGCTGATTATGCGAATGACGGGCGGGGAAACGGATACGTCGCGTGAGATTGAATATACCGACTGGCATCAGGTCCGAGACTTCGCTCAGCAATTCGGGCAATTAACGCTGAAAAAAAAGGCATAA
- the hdfR gene encoding HTH-type transcriptional regulator HdfR, with translation MDTDLLKTFLEVSRTRHFGRAAESLYLTQSAVSFRIRQLENQLGANLFTRHRNNIRLTPAGERLLPYAENLIGTWSIAKKEVARSQQHNLLSIGATASLWEAYLTSWLNELYQQRQLLQLEARIALRQSLVQQLLERQLDLLITTEPPKMEELSSQLLGYFSLSLFTVKGQQAKKDLPYIRLEWGADFYQQENRLFPSDHTPVLTTTSAQLTRQLISTLRGCAFLPNYWQEQYRELQIIDTAPVVSRSFYAVWLQNSDQQALIRQLLKVPITPLDTITT, from the coding sequence ATGGATACCGACTTATTGAAAACCTTCCTGGAAGTGAGCCGGACTAGGCATTTCGGTCGTGCCGCGGAATCGCTCTATCTGACACAGTCGGCAGTTAGCTTTCGTATCCGTCAACTTGAGAACCAACTCGGCGCAAATCTGTTTACTCGTCATCGTAATAATATCCGCCTGACGCCAGCAGGAGAGAGGCTATTGCCCTATGCCGAAAACCTGATTGGCACCTGGTCTATCGCAAAGAAAGAGGTCGCTCGTTCGCAGCAACATAATCTTCTTTCCATCGGCGCTACCGCTTCTCTATGGGAGGCCTATTTGACGTCATGGCTCAACGAACTCTATCAGCAACGACAACTGCTTCAATTGGAAGCTAGAATCGCGCTACGCCAATCTCTGGTGCAACAGCTACTTGAGAGACAGCTGGATCTCCTTATCACAACTGAACCCCCAAAAATGGAAGAACTTTCCAGCCAATTACTGGGATATTTCTCGTTATCACTTTTTACAGTGAAGGGGCAGCAAGCAAAAAAAGATCTTCCCTATATCAGACTCGAATGGGGAGCCGATTTTTACCAACAGGAAAACCGATTATTTCCGAGCGACCATACGCCAGTGCTGACAACCACGTCAGCCCAGCTAACGCGTCAGTTGATATCGACATTGAGAGGATGTGCATTTCTACCTAACTACTGGCAAGAACAATACCGAGAACTGCAAATCATCGATACCGCACCTGTAGTCAGCCGCTCTTTTTATGCCGTATGGCTGCAAAATAGCGATCAGCAAGCGTTGATACGGCAATTGCTGAAAGTTCCGATTACACCTTTAGATACCATCACTACTTAG
- a CDS encoding DUF413 domain-containing protein → MAESFSTTSRFFDNKFYPRGFSRHGDFTIKEAQLLERHGHALNELDIGKRHPATDEEIQFLAVCHGEREPETELEKIWAKYTARIRRPKRFHTLSGGKPQMDTVEEFTESDD, encoded by the coding sequence ATGGCAGAAAGCTTCTCTACAACCAGTCGTTTTTTTGATAACAAATTCTATCCACGTGGCTTTTCTAGACACGGTGACTTTACGATTAAAGAAGCTCAACTGCTGGAGCGTCATGGCCATGCGTTGAACGAGCTTGATATCGGTAAACGTCATCCGGCTACGGATGAAGAAATCCAGTTTTTGGCCGTTTGTCACGGTGAACGTGAGCCTGAAACGGAATTGGAAAAAATCTGGGCTAAATATACGGCACGTATTCGCCGACCAAAACGTTTTCACACTTTATCGGGTGGAAAACCTCAAATGGATACGGTTGAAGAATTCACTGAAAGTGATGATTGA
- a CDS encoding YifB family Mg chelatase-like AAA ATPase, producing the protein MTLAIAFTRATIGMQAPEVSIEVHISSGLPALTLVGLPETTVKEARDRVRSALLNCGFTFPAKRITVNLAPADLPKEGGRYDLPIALAILAASEQVPGNKLSEYEFLGELGLSGALRGVNGTISAAMEAQKAGRRLIVPEDNQREMALIPEGEALLANHLLQVCTFLHGKVMLPCNRLLPPEPHHLESELDLQDIVGQEQAKRALEIAAAGGHNLLFLGPPGTGKTMLASRLAGLMPPLDDSEALESAAINSLASCYNGPDKWRSRPFRAPHHTSSIAALVGGGSLPKPGEISLAHNGILFLDELPEFERRVLDSLREPLESGEIVISRARAKVCYPARFQLVAAMNPSPSGHYQGMHNRMPAQQILRYLNRLSGPFLDRFDISIEVPLLPPGILRKQRSQGEDSATVRARVLAARHRQLERADKINAYLSPREIETHCHLISEDAQYLEEVMSKLGLSVRAWHRILKVSRTIADLSEEVSINRNHLAEALSYRCMDRLLIQLHKNLA; encoded by the coding sequence ATGACACTCGCCATAGCCTTTACCCGGGCAACTATTGGAATGCAGGCTCCGGAGGTCTCAATCGAGGTACACATCAGCAGTGGGCTACCTGCGCTCACGCTGGTCGGCCTGCCAGAAACCACCGTGAAGGAAGCTCGCGATCGTGTGAGGAGCGCCCTGCTTAACTGCGGTTTTACCTTTCCTGCCAAACGCATTACCGTCAATTTGGCTCCTGCGGATCTTCCCAAAGAAGGCGGACGCTACGATCTTCCCATCGCTTTAGCAATTTTAGCGGCTTCCGAACAGGTTCCCGGTAACAAACTGAGCGAGTATGAGTTCCTGGGTGAATTGGGCCTCTCAGGAGCGCTACGCGGCGTTAACGGCACCATCTCGGCAGCAATGGAGGCGCAGAAAGCGGGCAGACGCTTGATCGTCCCCGAAGATAATCAGCGAGAGATGGCGCTCATTCCAGAGGGTGAGGCTCTGCTGGCGAATCATTTGCTGCAGGTATGCACGTTTTTACATGGCAAGGTAATGCTGCCGTGCAACCGACTTTTGCCACCTGAACCGCACCATTTGGAGTCCGAGCTTGATTTACAGGATATCGTAGGTCAGGAGCAAGCCAAACGGGCGCTGGAAATTGCCGCAGCTGGAGGCCACAACCTGCTATTTCTCGGCCCGCCGGGTACGGGAAAAACCATGCTTGCGAGTCGGTTGGCTGGATTAATGCCGCCGCTCGATGACTCAGAGGCGTTGGAAAGCGCGGCGATTAATAGTCTGGCGAGCTGCTATAACGGACCGGATAAGTGGCGTAGCAGGCCGTTTCGCGCGCCTCACCATACGTCGTCCATAGCAGCTCTGGTTGGCGGTGGCTCGTTACCGAAGCCAGGGGAAATTTCTCTCGCTCACAACGGTATTCTGTTTCTTGATGAATTACCGGAATTTGAACGGCGCGTACTTGATTCGCTTCGCGAACCGCTCGAATCGGGAGAAATTGTGATCTCTCGAGCCAGGGCTAAGGTTTGCTATCCCGCACGATTTCAACTGGTCGCAGCGATGAATCCGAGCCCGTCCGGACACTATCAGGGCATGCACAACCGCATGCCAGCACAGCAAATTTTACGCTATCTCAACCGGCTCTCAGGCCCCTTTCTGGATAGGTTTGATATTTCTATCGAAGTGCCACTCCTACCTCCAGGAATTCTACGCAAACAGCGTAGCCAGGGAGAAGATAGCGCCACAGTGCGTGCCCGTGTGTTAGCTGCCCGGCACCGGCAATTAGAACGCGCAGACAAGATCAACGCCTACCTAAGCCCTCGTGAAATTGAAACACACTGTCATCTGATATCTGAAGATGCGCAATATCTCGAAGAGGTGATGAGTAAGCTAGGGCTTTCAGTACGCGCATGGCATCGGATTTTAAAGGTTAGCCGCACCATTGCAGACCTGTCGGAGGAAGTCAGTATCAACCGGAACCATCTGGCAGAAGCGTTGAGCTATCGTTGTATGGATCGATTATTAATTCAACTGCATAAGAATTTGGCTTGA
- the ilvL gene encoding ilv operon leader peptide, protein MKAFALVISLVVISVVVIINLPCGAALGRRMA, encoded by the coding sequence ATGAAAGCGTTTGCCCTCGTGATTAGCCTAGTCGTCATTAGCGTGGTGGTGATTATTAACCTACCGTGCGGGGCAGCACTTGGACGAAGAATGGCTTAA